The DNA segment atatatatatatatacacacatatatctatctatctatctatctatatatatatatatatatatatatatatacatatacacacaaatacacacacacacacacatacacacacacacacacacacacacacacacacacacacacacacacacacacacacacacacacacacacacacacacacacacacacacacacacaaacacacacattatagacTAATAAATAGTCTATGAAACAGACCTGTAGACAACTAGAATTaacctaaaaaacaacaacatagtaATTGAGCATACTTGATGTAACAGCTCTCTCATCCCCCATCCAAAAGTTCACAGCATCTGGTTCTTTCCCAAGGGCTTCAGAAAACCAAGAAACTTCTGAAGAGGCATCTTGTAAGATTTCAGGAAACTCTTCAGTAAAATTTGAGTTTTGCTTTTGTACATAATAAATCTGAAAGAAAGCATAACATTATCATCTGAAACTTTACTATCTGCAtacctctgtatgtctgtctgtctttttcactctctctctctctcactctcactctatctccttcactttctctctctcactctctctcttttttcattcttactaAAGCAGCAGGCatctgtggcatcccagctgaactgttaaaggctggtggtgaacctatgagaCCAGGTTTGCATTCTGTCTCAGCTGCCATCTTGCAGTCTAGTACCATTCCCCTGACCTGTCAAGGGGTGTGGTCATCACCTCTCAttcctcacatccttctgagacgtatcagagaccacctgctgagtaatctggattcactcctggtaagttcaCAAGAGACCGTACCCTGGCACTTTGAATCACTGTAGTGTGCTGTCTTGAGTTAGGGCTTGGGCTAACATCAAGCTCAAGAAGCCATTCAATATGGTGCATTGGGATTCACTATGAGAGATCTTGCAATTGAGAGGAAttcctgtcaagcttctttcctgttagttcatgtTAGACAAGGCTgtttccttgcaccaacactaCTCAACACAGGACCTGTTACATGCACAATCCATAATCACCAACTCAGGCAATAcaggcacataaacatacacataaacacacacacacacacacacacacacacacacacatgaacacaggtAAATGTTTTAACAATGGAaaatattattgctataactTAAGGATATTTCATTtacataataacatcataatatcAGTATCTTCATTGAGAACATACAGGCAACATCTACCCCTGGTTGGCTATGTGGCTCTTCCATAATGTTTAGGAAGTCAGCAAATAGCATGAATCGTTCTTCTGGCATCACAAAATACCCTTTGTTTGGAGCGTCTGCATAGCCATTTGGTGTCACTGCTACACTAACTCTCTTGTCaccaattttttttctgtttcagaaAATCATCAATTAAGATTAATGACAActaaatggtaataatggtaccTTGATCAagttatagataatgatatgaatttaCTTCCGTGtttcataataataaacagaCTCAGGCCTGAGAAAAATAACTCCATATTTACCTCAGGTAATCAAAAGACCACTTCTTAATTGCTGGCCAGTGTTCCACAGCTCCTTTAATGATTACTGGCTTGTTTGCAGAAACCCAGTCTCGGTAGAATTGAAGTGGAGTTGGAACTATGTCCAAGATGGGAACTTCATTGTTTAAGTATAGTTCTGATGAAATATGATAATGGGTTTGAGTCTGATTCATACTATCAAATAAATTTCAATACACAATTCATCTACAACCCATCATTCCTTTGATGAAATGATTCAGTGTCATATAAAGACTAaatttattcacattattatatgtaaacaaaatattCTGACTATATACAGTACAGTCTAATCTCACCTTTTGCTTCCGAACACAGCTGCAGCAAGCAGTCCTTTAATTTCTCCTGGGGCTCTGGATTATATATGGTGTCATCCAATGCTtcttaatgatatgaaaatataataaaagagatgTGAGTATCTTAATGTCTATTACCAGTACCTTATCAAGATACTTCACATGTATAAATTGCACCTTCCTCACCTGTGGAAACATGGTTACTATTCAGTTTCTGTGCATCTGACATTATGATAAacttccttcttcaccctctttcaGATAATAAAATCATCTCCAGCTATTTCTGCCCTTTctgtaaatataagcatagcttTGGCATCATATAAATTCTAGTGTTTTgtttaaacaaaaggaaaatatttaattAAATAATCTAATAAGGTATTTATCTAGCAGATTGCAGAAATAATCAACTAATAATGTTTAAGATAAGCAATCAACCTATACAGAGAACAtgttaacaaataagaaaattcTGACAGACCATTTTCATTCCCAGTAAATGAATTATAAATGAAGTTTTAGGATGACAGAGTATGCATAAGGTACAATATGAAATACACTTATTAAATCAAAGAGTCCCTAGCATTGCACTAGCTCTTATGAAAGTTACAACAGGGTATGGTAAGGAATATTAGGCTAAATGGAAGGTACAGCTACACTTCATCACTGGCAGAAAAATGTGCAATGGCATGCCTGGGGCCTTGTCTGCCTCAAAGGCTCAAGTATGAGTCCACAGAAGTACTGAGAAatattatgagaaagggagatatttgaACATGTAAACACAGctgaaacatgaaataaacactttaCTCAACTtaaatataaatttcaaaatcacCGACTTACTTCCCTTTCTGATTGAATGCCCCCTCACCCATTTGGATAGCCAAGGCTACCACCCTTTTAGCCACCCCTTTGTAAGCCAGTGAAAATATTTATTTCTGTTATATGCTGCTGCATTTTTCATTCTAATAAGAAACTCCTTGGAAAATTATTTATTCTTAAATATCACAGCTGATGTGCAAGAACCAAAACTCAGTGGTTCAAAATCTGAATTAATAACTGACTGCCAAGTGCTCATCATAtcaattataaaaatacaaaatacataaaaatcaaATTTCAATTAATCCATTAGAAGATAATGCTACATCATAGTTCTGCATAACAGACTGCAATATATAGAAACTATTATGTGGAAACCCCAGCCCATTAGTGACAATCTTTGTTCCGATAtcaagggagggcatgaaaggtaccagggaaacttgaggggtaaaatatgaataatacatacagaatcagtcactatatcatCTAATGCAGGGGGATGTGCACCTAATGCTAAGTCTGTCCAAcactctctcctgccatgaatatgtgCAGGATTATTTGTTTACCTAGGCAGGGGCTACAGGGCAgcctcaaggggggggggggtgaaagagggcaCAGACCACTGCATTATACATtaaagtgactgattctgtgtatatcttTCATGCTTTACCCTACAATTGTCCTGGTACCTTTCATACCCTCTCCTGCTGTCTACAGTAAGAGGAATCCATAGATGACAAAATTGTTGTAGACCTATAGTGTAAAATTACTTAGATAAAaaatgagtttttttgtttttgtttggtagtCTTTTGAAGGTGAGTCCTAGTATCATTAAATACCCTATTTTTCAGTACTGCAAAAATGTGCTAAATCTTTTGTAAGAATTCTGTATTCACAACAGATCCACATAGAGCAATACTATAGCGTGTGTACTGTGTGATCCAGCAATGGCCAAGAGCCCTAAACCATGCAAGTTCTATTACTTAGAATTTAGTAAATTACCAGGAAGGTCTCCAAATTCAACCTTTTTAGAACATATTTGGTGGAGCACAAAGCATGGATATCACAGTATTGCTAGACTTAGTATGCTGGTATACATTACCTGACTGAATTTATTGATTATTCTTTGCACCACATTGTGTTGCTTTACGTGTCTACACTGATTATATCTTTTTCGTGCAgttctatttttaaaaaatacccaATCTAAATAGTTTAGAGACAGAGAATGTATCCTAAACAATATTGTACTTGTATTATGCATCCAATACACTGTCGAATGCTGTATTGCAAACGAACTAACATGTAAAGTACAAGCATGAAAGGATCAAAGGATAGGATTGATAATTATTGACGTTTGAAATCTCACCTCAACTCCGGTCAGCTGACAGATGCCAAGTATAAACATTACCACGTGCGTTTCCGGCAGCTGTGTTAAATGCCGCCATTCCAAATTTACTCTCTTTAATGTCAACTATAACAGATGAGTGCTTCTCCTCAATGACAAGTAATACATTGTACCACACAAACCCGTGAACTTTCTTTCtatcctacctatctatctactaacgGATGTCAGTCtgacggtctgtctgtctgtctgcctgcctgtttgtcagTATGTCCATCTCaatccccctatctatctatccaactatttatctatatatctactgataaacagacaaacagctgCAAATAGCTGTGCAAAGTAGCTGTAAAATGCCTGTGCTACGACTACCGTCTCAAGCCCGATCTCACAGCGAGAAAAAGACACCGCCATGTCCTGTCCAACAGGCGTCGAACGGGAAGCGAGTCGTGACTCCTGTGGTAACGCTGTTGATTAGGAAGGCTGGCACTGCCAAATAACCTCTCACTTATGAAGTGAGGGTGGCTTAAGGCATGCAGAGGAATGGATGGAtgtggaataataataatcattatcatgattattattaccattatcattattattgtgatcatcataattttaatcgaaaccatcatcattatctttatcattaaatttattgccgttatcattactattattactatcagtattattataattaccatcattattattattatcatcatcattactaatatcattatcatactaatatcattatcattattaatatcattatcattactaatatcattatcatcattattattatcatcatcattattattatttcatttattccacTGCAAGATGAGCCTAAATTCATAGGTGAGAGGTTATTTGGTAGTGCCACCCTTCCTAATCAACAGTTGCAATATAAGTATAtccaaatacgtatatatatatatatatatatatatatatatatatatatatatatatatatatatatacatacatatatacatacatgtatatacaaatgtatatgtatatctatctatctatctataaatatgtatatatattatatatatatatatatatatatatatatataatacacacacacacacacacacacacatacatacatatatatatatatatatatatatatatatatatatatatatatatatatattatatatatatatatgtatatgtatatatggagagagagagagagagagagagagagagagagagagagagagagagagagagagagagagagagagagagagagagagagagagagagagagagagagagaggtggggggcagccagacagacagaaagagttcTGCTGAGCCCCAAGCCCGTGCATTATCCACCCTGGTTGACCTCACTGGTAAACCTATTCCTACCCAAATCCTAACGACCTTATTGCTTGCCTCGCTGATTATGACGCAATGGCAGCCACGTAAgtccaatattgccaagattagcttacAGAGGCATGACCTCCCTCATCAAGTTTATATTGTGGAGTGTCGTGATTAGCTTCCATACATATCCCCCGTCAATGGCAGAAATTGCATTTTAGGTACCCTGCCGAACACtcgctccacagcccgctgccctctgTGTCCAACTATGTCATGGCCGTTAAACTGCcgggtggctcccataatgtattttatagtagCTGCCCTGCCTAGAAACATCGAatctgaggtagcagttctcataCTCAAACTAGGCCTCATTGTACATAGGGTCAGACAGGaaacctctaccccctctctcccctagtcAATTCCCTTTTCCAGTATAAagccagatactccaatctccaccacttccacgatgcttacccctcctccttctcagttTACCTGCCACACCAGACAATCTAAACGTTTCATCCCATTTTCTACCACATTGTCTCATACACTCACCTTCATCTCTGATCTGTCCCATCTTCTCATCATAAGAACACCTTTGTTTCTTAaacctccccacccaactcccaTCCAGAAACTTTTAAAGACATTCAAAACCTCATGTATAcatggctaaaaaaaaaacaaaacaaaaaaaaaaaaacgctcctctctttcatccactccaatctctctattccctccaaacccctcctcctccacttccccctttccctcttccttactctcaagccattctccctttctccatgcaccatccctcttctttccccattatCCTTGCCGTTCCCACTTGGATGCTTACGCGACTTCCTTCTGTCGCAGCGTTCTCCGGATCCTTCCCCTCCTGACGTtcctcctgatacttcaccaccttcccttgTTTCATCATCTCATTCCCTggattctcctcctacttctctgaTACCTATGTATATCCTTATTACCCGTTGACTGTTTCATACTGGTTCTTCAGcagttttcctcttccttcctcagacacatgtAGTGAAAGTTCTCTCCTGATCTAATCTCCTTCCGCCCTTAACCCTTGCCCCCTCTTACTAATAATCCACGCCGTACTCTATTTGTTCCTCtaccttttcactaccatactaccaTGTTGAGCTCTAGAACTTAGAGACAGATACCATAGGAGTGTTTCTTTTTTCCACAGA comes from the Penaeus vannamei isolate JL-2024 chromosome 8, ASM4276789v1, whole genome shotgun sequence genome and includes:
- the LOC113804462 gene encoding bifunctional peptidase and (3S)-lysyl hydroxylase Jmjd7 isoform X2 — translated: MSDAQKLNSNHVSTALDDTIYNPEPQEKLKDCLLQLCSEAKELYLNNEVPILDIVPTPLQFYRDWVSANKPVIIKGAVEHWPAIKKWSFDYLRKKIGDKRVSVAVTPNGYADAPNKGYFVMPEERFMLFADFLNIMEEPHSQPGIYYVQKQNSNFTEEFPEILQDASSEVSWFSEALGKEPDAVNFWMGDERAVTSMHKDHYENIYCVVSGYKDFVLLPPSDVAWVPYKKYPAATYKEVEPGEFIIQEDIETGSVPWICIDPLRPDLEKYPQYKHASPVFCRVHAGDALFLPSLWFHHVRQSHACIAVNYWYDMEYDIRYNYYKFIQSLTWTEEPE
- the LOC113804462 gene encoding bifunctional peptidase and (3S)-lysyl hydroxylase Jmjd7 isoform X1, which codes for MSDAQKLNSNHVSTEALDDTIYNPEPQEKLKDCLLQLCSEAKELYLNNEVPILDIVPTPLQFYRDWVSANKPVIIKGAVEHWPAIKKWSFDYLRKKIGDKRVSVAVTPNGYADAPNKGYFVMPEERFMLFADFLNIMEEPHSQPGIYYVQKQNSNFTEEFPEILQDASSEVSWFSEALGKEPDAVNFWMGDERAVTSMHKDHYENIYCVVSGYKDFVLLPPSDVAWVPYKKYPAATYKEVEPGEFIIQEDIETGSVPWICIDPLRPDLEKYPQYKHASPVFCRVHAGDALFLPSLWFHHVRQSHACIAVNYWYDMEYDIRYNYYKFIQSLTWTEEPE